In the Natrinema sp. CBA1119 genome, CTCCTCGACCGGGAACGTTTCGTGGAGTGTATCGTGGGCGTCGCCCAGCCCGTCCACGATACTCTCACCCTGCGCGCGCAGCCGCTGAACCGCCCGCTCGGCGTCGCGGACCGCCAGCAGTCGCCCGCGCGTGTAGTCGTATTCGGGGTCGTCGCTGTCCATCGACGCGACTTCCTCCTCTAAGTCGACCAGCGCAGCGTCGAGGTGGCGTTCGATCTCCGCGAGGCTGTCCGCCTCCGCGAGGCCCTGAATGGGGCCCTCGAGGTGGCCCTCGAGTTCGGTCTCCGCGTGATCGCGGGTGCTGTCGTCCCCGACGCCGAGGACGGTCATCAGTCCGAGTCGTAGCGCTTCGATTTCGTAGCAGCTCATTGGTTGGATATCGTGAAATGTTGATTTCGCGTCGGTCGGTTCGATTACAGTGTCTGATCGACGAGGTCGCTGACGATGCGGTCCCGGTCGAGGTGGTCGGCCACGATCCGTTCGGCGTCGTCGTCTTCGACGTCGCCGTACCAGATTCCATCCGGATACACCGCGACCATCGGCCCGTCGCCGCAGCGTCCGAGACACGAGGAGCGGGTGATACGGGCGTCACAGTGGTCGGAATCCCGGACTTCCTGGCGCAGGCGCTCGAGGACCGCCGGCGCCCCCATCTTGGCACAGGTCTGGTTGGTACAGACCGCGACGTGCTTTTCCGGCGCGTCGTGACTGTGCGGTTCGTCGTCGATGTCCTCGCGGTCGGCGTGAGCCTCCTGATGAGCCAGCGCGCGCAGCATGGCTCGAGCCCCGCCGACGTCCTCCTCGTAGCCCTCGAGGTCGACCTTGTACTTGCACGTGTCACAGGACATCTCGACGCTGTCGGTGCGGGCCTCCTCCCAGCGGTCGGCGAAGACGTCGAGCAGCCGGGAGTCCGTTCCGAGCGGGTCGCCAGCGAGCGCGTCGACGTACGGATAGTCCTCGTCGAACTCCGCCGTCCAGTCCCGAACCCGCTGCGTGAGAACGCCGTCGCCGAGCATGTAGGGCAGGACGACGACCGCGTCGGGCCGGTGCTTCGAGAGTCCGTGGAGGCTCTCCTCGAGCGTCGGTTCGGTGACGCCGATGAACGACGCCTCGACCCGGTCGAACTCGCGGCCCTCGTAGAGCAGCCGGGCCAGCTTGTGCACGTCGCCGTTAGCGTCCGGATCGCTCGAGCCGCGGCCGCAGACGACGACGGCGACGTCGTCCGCCTCGCGGTCGACGCCCAGTTCACGTTCGACGGCCGCGGCGCGGTCGTCCAACAGGTCCAGAATTGCGGGATGGACTCCCAAATGCG is a window encoding:
- a CDS encoding CbiX/SirB N-terminal domain-containing protein produces the protein MSTPDQTTPASAAGFDDEAVLLIGHGSRREKSNEQVRELAADLESRLGIPVDAAFLELAEPAIDEAFAGLEPVASQVTVVHCSLFAASHVKNDVPLAIEQARAERDLEIANGAHLGVHPAILDLLDDRAAAVERELGVDREADDVAVVVCGRGSSDPDANGDVHKLARLLYEGREFDRVEASFIGVTEPTLEESLHGLSKHRPDAVVVLPYMLGDGVLTQRVRDWTAEFDEDYPYVDALAGDPLGTDSRLLDVFADRWEEARTDSVEMSCDTCKYKVDLEGYEEDVGGARAMLRALAHQEAHADREDIDDEPHSHDAPEKHVAVCTNQTCAKMGAPAVLERLRQEVRDSDHCDARITRSSCLGRCGDGPMVAVYPDGIWYGDVEDDDAERIVADHLDRDRIVSDLVDQTL
- a CDS encoding DUF3209 family protein; translation: MSCYEIEALRLGLMTVLGVGDDSTRDHAETELEGHLEGPIQGLAEADSLAEIERHLDAALVDLEEEVASMDSDDPEYDYTRGRLLAVRDAERAVQRLRAQGESIVDGLGDAHDTLHETFPVEE